The window TCGTTACGTTCTCGTTGGAAGCTGTTACGCCAGTAATCGTATTTATGATTTCATTTTCCTTGGCTGTCAGGGTGACCGTTTTGCCGGACTTGTAGTATTTGACTCTATTGATGGTCGCAAAAGCGTTGCTGATGGTAAGATTTTCAGGAACACTCACGGCATAGGCATCGACCGTCAGCACCACGGTGATGTAGTTGAAGAACTTGTTTGCCGGAACCCTCACTCCGATGGAGGTTGAGTTTGGGGCGATGTTGGAGGAAGACGCTTTCTCGGTACCATCTTCCTTGAACGTCACGCTTTTGAAGTAAAAGCCCTCTTTGCCCACCGACACAGTGAAAGTCGTTGGGATTTTTTCGGTACTGAAGGCCGTCGTGGATGTCGATTTGTTGTTTTCGTTTTTGCCGGTCTTGTCCAATTCTTGATTGGGCGTGAAAGTGATGCCATAACCATCGTTCATGGTGTGCCCTTCGTTCGCAGGCCAAAGGACGCCTTTGCCATGATCCCAGGAAGCGACTTCTTCGCCTGTTGCGGCATTATAGATATGCGCCACAGGCTTTAAAATTGTGCCCTGGACATCGATTTTGTAAGTCAAGGTGACATCCGTTGCCCACGCGCTCGAAACAGCCGCAGAAAGGAGGAAAATTGCTAAAAATGTGAAAAATTTGATGTTTTTCATAGGGTAAAGCATCCCATTTTATGTTAAACCGCGTCAAATTTAAAAAAGAGGTAAAAAAAATAAATAGCCCAAATGGGCTATTTTTAGGGTTATTCTGCCGCTCCTGCTCACGGGCTATTTTTAAAGTCACTAGAATTTTCTCCCTTTGACACGTCAGCACGACGTGACAGGGCGTTTCCTTACTTCACGGCAATTCTTGCGGTACGAACCATGCTGTTGCTTTCGACACGAACCAGGTAACTGCCTCGGTTCAAATGAGCGAGGCTAATGCTCTTTGTGCCATTCACAGGTTCCGCAAACGTTTCGACCAGATGACCGGTCAAGTCGAACACCTGCACACGCACCATCGAAGATGTCGGCAGCGCAATCGTCAGTGCGTTATCCGCATAGCCGAACTTCACGCCGTTCATTGCCACCGTCACGATCTTAATGGTCTTTTCGCTCGAAGAGGATTCGGCCTTTTCGCTAGAGCTGGACTGCACGGCAGAGCTACTACTCGTTGCCGAACTCGACGAAGACTTCGCGGAACTGCTGGACTTTGCAGAATTCGACGAAGACGAAATATCGTCAATAGATGCAACGACATTTATCTTGCCCGTTACAGTCTTTGTTTCTCCATAATAATCCGTCAGTTCGAACGAATAAACGTATTCATGGGCCGCCATTTTAGGATCCACAGTTCCATAAATCTTAACTTGCTTTTTTTCTTTATCTTGTTCCACTTTCAAATCAGCAAGGATTTTTTTACCATTAATAAGTTTCACATGGTTGTACTGATAAACTATCGGAACAATCTCTTGGCCAGCAACAACCGTTTGATTATCGCTACCTTCAATAACATCGAACGACATAACCCCAGCTGCTACATTAATCGTCGCCTTTGCACTCGCATTGTTGTCGGCACCAGTGACTGTAAGCACAACTTCATACGGGCCCTTAGCATTTTCTTCAACCAGCCCTGTAATAGTCACCGTATTACCATCTTTTTTAAGCCCGTAACCACCCGGGAAATTCGTAAGCTCAAGATTAGAGCCATGTTCTACCTTGAAAACAATCGGCTTGATAGAATCGCCGGCAGTCAGCGACTGCGTTTCATTTTCAATGACATATACCTTCGTCTCTACAGACTTATGAATCACATCAACGTTTGCAAAAGCGGTATCATTGTTATTTTCACCAATTGCAATAATTCTTATCGTGTATAATCCATCCTTCAAATTCTCATCGACAGTTCCACTGCACGTGAGCTTATTTTCTTCTACACTATACGCAAACGATCCTTTTAACGATCCTTCGAA of the Fibrobacter sp. UWB2 genome contains:
- a CDS encoding T9SS type A sorting domain-containing protein, which encodes MKKIMALAFALFFAVANAAETYEASEKITQQVLSGELSQTVYAGDEIKPVKILYENTGLGEDAVPEYSSTNFLENFGLSKRWTKGPACEIAGEMRDDIPAGKYTAFIVVKDADGKFAMTEFEFIVLEKEETLSLKWNKSSGDVNQEVTAGKSITPIVFDYEGITSYSVSGLPSGLVKNIDEKKHKIMIVGSVNSDVMSGDYEYKVTVKNDQGDEKSMSGTIVVESGKARTSIKLVSEKARQEVLAGNEIEPVVFEFANVHVDESLSSFKFEGSLKGSFAYSVEENKLTCSGTVDENLKDGLYTIRIIAIGENNNDTAFANVDVIHKSVETKVYVIENETQSLTAGDSIKPIVFKVEHGSNLELTNFPGGYGLKKDGNTVTITGLVEENAKGPYEVVLTVTGADNNASAKATINVAAGVMSFDVIEGSDNQTVVAGQEIVPIVYQYNHVKLINGKKILADLKVEQDKEKKQVKIYGTVDPKMAAHEYVYSFELTDYYGETKTVTGKINVVASIDDISSSSNSAKSSSSAKSSSSSATSSSSAVQSSSSEKAESSSSEKTIKIVTVAMNGVKFGYADNALTIALPTSSMVRVQVFDLTGHLVETFAEPVNGTKSISLAHLNRGSYLVRVESNSMVRTARIAVK